In one window of Methanoculleus chikugoensis DNA:
- a CDS encoding uracil-DNA glycosylase family protein has translation MDPRHSPAAMRDAYRRYADERPDLCGILLPGLLPHDACDAASRRPGRVKVLFVAESPPWAAGRREIAEPADCRSPAYPYFWNDRYDAPHRPGAAPLSRGLAENIFRLLELDGGSRRENLDLFAAKGLFLTDTVRCVFRKNRKPAIPADLVRMSARTTLAPEIAALAPEYVVALGNTALAGLRCIEPYASALCGAGTITGLSREAIFAESRLLCLPYPGGRNRRYLDTIESGFAVLRDLAG, from the coding sequence ATGGATCCCCGACACTCTCCGGCGGCGATGCGCGATGCCTACCGCCGCTACGCGGACGAACGCCCCGATCTCTGCGGCATCCTCCTGCCCGGGCTCCTGCCCCACGACGCCTGCGATGCCGCATCCCGGAGGCCCGGCCGCGTGAAGGTGCTCTTTGTCGCCGAATCCCCGCCCTGGGCCGCCGGGCGGCGCGAGATCGCGGAACCGGCCGACTGCCGGAGCCCTGCCTACCCCTACTTCTGGAACGATCGTTACGACGCGCCGCACCGTCCCGGCGCCGCGCCGCTCTCCCGCGGGCTCGCGGAGAACATCTTTCGTCTGCTCGAACTCGACGGCGGGTCGCGCCGGGAGAACCTCGACCTCTTCGCGGCGAAGGGTCTCTTCCTCACCGATACGGTACGGTGTGTCTTTCGGAAGAACCGTAAGCCCGCCATCCCGGCCGATCTCGTCCGGATGAGCGCCCGAACGACCCTCGCGCCCGAGATTGCCGCCCTCGCCCCGGAGTACGTCGTCGCCCTCGGGAATACGGCGCTTGCCGGCCTCCGGTGTATCGAGCCCTACGCGAGCGCTCTCTGTGGCGCGGGAACGATCACCGGGCTCTCCCGGGAGGCGATCTTCGCGGAGAGCCGGCTCCTCTGCCTGCCCTATCCGGGCGGGCGCAACCGGCGGTACCTGGATACGATCGAGTCGGGGTTCGCGGTCCTCCGGGATCTCGCGGGATGA
- a CDS encoding GNAT family N-acetyltransferase, whose translation MAVTTMKPVRIRTERLDLIPATLEFLESDRNDRRELARLLDAEIPGSWPPPLLDDETLGAFIQMMAEGGDPLFAAWYWVLDDPAAEGRVLIGAVGTATPPTLEETEDRVLIGYSVLDEFQGRGYATEAIRHLTAAIFSLPGIRRIEAALYPDLAASIKVLEKNGFVRAGEGFEEGTVAYVLENPGASV comes from the coding sequence ATGGCTGTGACCACCATGAAACCCGTCCGCATCCGCACCGAGCGCCTGGACCTGATCCCGGCGACGCTCGAGTTCCTCGAGAGCGACCGTAACGACCGCCGGGAACTTGCCCGTCTCCTCGATGCCGAGATCCCGGGGTCGTGGCCGCCGCCGCTCCTCGACGACGAGACGCTCGGGGCGTTCATCCAGATGATGGCCGAAGGCGGCGACCCGCTCTTCGCCGCCTGGTACTGGGTGCTCGACGACCCGGCAGCGGAAGGACGGGTCCTCATCGGCGCCGTAGGGACCGCCACGCCCCCAACGCTTGAGGAGACGGAGGACCGGGTGCTCATCGGCTACTCGGTGCTCGACGAGTTCCAGGGCCGGGGGTATGCGACCGAGGCGATCCGCCACCTCACCGCGGCAATCTTCTCCCTCCCGGGCATCCGGCGGATCGAGGCGGCGCTCTACCCCGACCTCGCCGCGTCCATCAAGGTGCTGGAGAAGAACGGGTTCGTCCGTGCCGGCGAGGGGTTCGAGGAGGGCACGGTCGCCTACGTGCTGGAGAACCCCGGCGCATCGGTCTGA
- a CDS encoding Hsp20/alpha crystallin family protein, whose translation MAWRRPSREIWSEFDQMVGDMQRQFSEVMERLSGAAQQVPMLGGTGTVVDVVEHEDDVVVVADLPGVDREGISVRLLDARTLRIAARREEAKEEREAGYHVRERRFGAISRTVSLPTDVRDEEANATFKNGVLEVRLKKVAGTRGKEIALTEGGAEQHREQVEAEYREAREKMEPSGYPRSRDVLKAAEGIELEERGSPEEQETAARLREQKERLYEEGKRKLSG comes from the coding sequence ATGGCATGGAGAAGACCGTCGCGCGAGATATGGAGCGAATTCGACCAGATGGTAGGGGATATGCAGAGGCAGTTCTCCGAGGTGATGGAGCGGCTCTCGGGAGCCGCACAGCAGGTGCCCATGCTCGGGGGAACCGGAACGGTGGTCGACGTCGTCGAGCACGAGGACGACGTCGTGGTCGTTGCCGACCTCCCCGGCGTCGACAGGGAGGGGATATCCGTCCGGCTCCTTGATGCGAGGACGCTCAGGATCGCCGCCCGGAGGGAGGAGGCGAAGGAGGAGAGAGAGGCCGGGTACCACGTGCGGGAACGGAGGTTCGGCGCGATCTCCCGGACGGTCTCCCTCCCCACCGACGTCCGCGACGAAGAGGCGAACGCCACGTTCAAGAACGGTGTCCTCGAGGTGCGGCTGAAGAAGGTGGCCGGGACCCGCGGGAAAGAGATCGCCCTGACCGAAGGGGGCGCGGAGCAGCACAGAGAGCAGGTGGAGGCAGAATACCGGGAGGCGCGGGAGAAGATGGAGCCGTCCGGGTACCCGCGCTCCCGCGACGTGCTGAAAGCGGCGGAGGGGATCGAACTCGAGGAGCGGGGGAGTCCCGAGGAGCAGGAGACGGCCGCGAGGCTCCGCGAGCAGAAAGAGAGGCTCTACGAGGAGGGGAAGAGGAAACTTTCGGGGTAA
- a CDS encoding DEAD/DEAH box helicase yields the protein MEQNITFQELNISPKTLRAIEDMGFEEPTPIQVSTIPAILDGRDVTGQAQTGTGKTAAFGVPAIERVDPDSRETQVLVLSPTRELAIQTAEEFARLAKHHRGINILPIYGGQPIDRQFRALQRGAQVVVGTPGRVLDHLDRGTLSFGGVKIVVLDEADQMLDMGFREDIEKILDETPRDRQTVLFSATLPRPILEISKKFQKNPEFISVARKEVTVPQIEQLYLEVRSRDRLEVLTRLLDMYDPDLTLIFSNTKRGVDDLTTHLQARGYFAEGLHGDMKQALRDRVMAKFRGGNIDILVATDVAARGIDVEDVDLVVNYDVPQDIEYYIHRIGRTARAGRTGRAVTFVGPKEYFKLRTIQNYTKIKIARIPLPTQGDVEESRTRKLIDRVHQTIDEGDLDKYANLVERIIAEDYTSLEVAAALLKLELGGGAGQGQPQDIGPARGLALLRIPVGREDQIRPKDIVGALAGETGIPGSALGAINIYDTYSTVDVPLDAAEQIIEGMKGKTIARARLTRPIEIIETPGGR from the coding sequence ATGGAGCAGAATATTACCTTCCAGGAACTCAATATCTCGCCAAAGACACTCCGCGCAATAGAAGATATGGGTTTTGAGGAGCCCACGCCAATCCAGGTCAGCACCATCCCGGCGATACTCGACGGGCGCGACGTTACCGGCCAGGCGCAGACCGGAACCGGGAAGACAGCCGCGTTCGGCGTCCCGGCAATCGAGCGCGTCGACCCCGACAGCCGGGAGACGCAGGTGCTCGTCCTCTCCCCCACCCGGGAACTCGCCATCCAGACCGCCGAAGAGTTTGCCCGCCTCGCGAAACACCACCGGGGCATCAACATCCTCCCGATCTACGGCGGCCAGCCGATTGACCGGCAGTTCCGGGCGCTGCAACGCGGCGCCCAGGTCGTCGTCGGGACACCCGGCCGGGTGCTCGACCACCTCGACCGCGGGACGCTCTCGTTTGGCGGGGTGAAGATCGTCGTCCTCGACGAGGCCGACCAGATGCTGGACATGGGTTTTCGGGAAGACATCGAGAAGATCCTCGACGAGACCCCGCGTGACCGCCAGACGGTCCTCTTCTCGGCCACCCTCCCGAGACCCATCCTGGAGATCTCGAAGAAGTTTCAGAAGAACCCCGAGTTCATCTCGGTCGCGCGCAAGGAAGTGACCGTCCCGCAGATCGAGCAGCTCTACCTCGAGGTGCGGAGCCGCGACAGGCTCGAGGTCCTCACCCGGCTGCTCGACATGTACGACCCCGACCTGACATTGATCTTCTCGAACACCAAAAGGGGCGTCGACGACCTGACCACGCACCTCCAGGCCCGCGGCTACTTCGCCGAGGGGCTTCACGGGGACATGAAGCAGGCCCTGCGCGACCGGGTGATGGCGAAGTTCCGTGGCGGGAACATCGACATCCTGGTGGCAACAGACGTCGCCGCACGGGGCATCGACGTCGAGGACGTCGACCTGGTCGTCAACTATGACGTCCCGCAGGATATCGAGTACTACATCCACCGCATCGGGAGGACGGCGCGGGCCGGGCGCACCGGCCGGGCCGTCACGTTCGTGGGCCCGAAGGAGTACTTCAAACTCCGGACGATCCAGAACTACACGAAGATCAAGATTGCCCGGATCCCGCTCCCGACCCAGGGGGACGTCGAGGAGAGCCGGACGCGCAAACTCATCGACCGGGTGCACCAGACCATCGACGAGGGCGACCTCGACAAATACGCGAACCTCGTCGAGCGGATCATCGCCGAGGACTACACCTCGCTCGAGGTAGCCGCCGCCCTCCTGAAACTGGAACTCGGCGGCGGAGCCGGCCAGGGCCAGCCGCAGGATATCGGACCGGCCCGGGGGCTGGCTCTTCTCAGGATCCCGGTCGGCAGGGAAGACCAGATCAGGCCGAAGGATATCGTCGGAGCGCTCGCGGGCGAGACCGGGATTCCCGGCAGCGCCCTCGGCGCGATCAACATCTACGACACCTACTCCACCGTCGACGTGCCCCTTGACGCCGCCGAACAGATCATCGAGGGGATGAAAGGAAAGACCATCGCACGGGCCAGGCTGACCCGGCCGATCGAGATCATCGAGACGCCCGGCGGACGGTAA
- a CDS encoding glycosyltransferase — MAYMDGITCICDNGRTLEDHRPIVGDDVVSGIYRKAAALRGKRILHVNSTYQSGGVAEMILSLVPLMNDVGIRTQWNILTGEGDFFTITKNFHNALQGQAISFSDDEKGLYLKTNECFSGQMEIDHDLVVIHDPQPLPLIRFYEKTQPWVWRCHVDLSNPDPALWEFLKNFVLDYDRMVISHEQYRRRGMPMEQWICRPAIDPLSEKNRDLTDAEIAGLLEKYNVPTDKPLVTQISRFDKWKDPEGVVDVFSRVREHVDCRLVLCGSMAPDDPEGWAIYRSVEEKAREFIEAGDVILITAEDHLLVNALQRASCVILQKSLREGFGLTVTEGLWKGRPVIASRVGGIPLQIEDGETGFLLDPTDTDGFAWRIRQVLENPELGERLGRAGKEHVRQNFLITRLLSDYLDMLSAELAVQNT, encoded by the coding sequence ATGGCTTATATGGACGGAATAACCTGCATCTGTGATAACGGCCGGACGCTCGAGGACCACCGGCCCATCGTCGGCGACGACGTCGTCTCCGGGATCTACCGCAAGGCGGCGGCCCTCCGGGGGAAACGGATCCTTCACGTGAACTCGACCTACCAGAGCGGCGGCGTGGCGGAGATGATCCTCTCGCTCGTTCCGCTCATGAACGACGTCGGGATCAGGACGCAGTGGAACATCCTGACCGGCGAGGGGGATTTCTTCACCATCACGAAGAACTTCCACAACGCGCTCCAGGGACAGGCGATATCGTTCTCGGACGATGAGAAAGGGCTCTACCTCAAGACGAACGAGTGCTTCTCCGGGCAGATGGAGATCGACCACGACCTTGTGGTCATCCACGATCCGCAGCCCCTGCCCCTGATCCGGTTCTACGAAAAGACCCAGCCCTGGGTCTGGCGATGCCACGTCGATCTCTCGAACCCGGATCCCGCCCTCTGGGAGTTCCTTAAGAACTTCGTTCTGGACTACGACCGGATGGTCATCTCGCACGAGCAGTACCGGCGCCGCGGGATGCCGATGGAGCAGTGGATCTGCCGCCCGGCGATCGACCCCCTCTCGGAGAAGAACCGCGACCTCACCGACGCGGAGATCGCAGGCCTTCTTGAGAAGTACAACGTCCCGACGGACAAGCCGCTGGTCACGCAGATCTCGCGGTTCGACAAGTGGAAGGACCCCGAAGGCGTCGTCGACGTCTTTTCCCGGGTGCGCGAGCACGTCGACTGCAGGCTGGTGCTCTGCGGGAGCATGGCCCCCGACGATCCCGAAGGCTGGGCGATCTACCGCAGCGTCGAGGAGAAGGCACGGGAGTTCATCGAGGCCGGCGACGTCATCCTGATCACCGCCGAGGACCACCTGCTGGTCAACGCCCTGCAGCGGGCCTCGTGCGTCATCCTCCAGAAGTCGCTCCGCGAAGGGTTCGGCCTGACCGTCACCGAAGGGCTCTGGAAGGGCAGGCCGGTCATCGCGTCCCGGGTCGGGGGGATACCGCTCCAGATCGAGGACGGCGAGACCGGGTTCCTCCTCGACCCGACCGATACCGACGGGTTTGCCTGGAGGATCCGGCAGGTTCTGGAGAACCCGGAGCTCGGGGAGCGGCTCGGCCGGGCCGGCAAGGAGCACGTCCGGCAGAACTTCCTGATCACCCGCCTCCTCTCCGACTACCTGGACATGCTGAGCGCGGAGCTCGCCGTTCAGAACACCTGA